The genomic stretch ATCGAAAAGAAAAAAGCAAGGTAATGACAAACATAGTTTTGCTGTTGCTTGCCGTATTTGTGGTGATTGGAAGACTATACCTAGTGCCAATTATATAGATACATTATAGAATTTGAACTCACAATTTGAAAATTATGAAAGATAAAATTTTAGCAATAGAAGCACTGCAAATGCCATGGCGCACAGAGGATCCCTTTTTGTTTGCTGTGCATCATTTAGACTACTACCCAAAGGGAAACGAAAAAATGGGTTTAGACCCCTCTCAGGCAACAGACAGAGTTTTAGGTCAGGATTTTAGCAATAAGAATGAATATAGTATGTACCATGGTAAAACCATTCCAGGTTTTCCATATCATCCCCATCTAGGGTTTGAGACCATTACCATCGGCAAACAAGGTTTTGTAGACCATAGTGATTCTCTTGGAGGCGCAGGTAGATTTGGTGCGGGCGATGCTCAATGGATGACAGCGGGTAAAGGAATTCAGCATTCAGAAATGTTTCCTCTGCTACACACAGATAAGCCAAATACCTTAGAGATTTTTCAAATCTGGTTGAACCTGCCTAGCCAAAGCAAATTGGCAGAGCCTCATTATAAAATGCTATGGAACGAGAGCATACCAAAGATTGAGGAAGTAGATACAAATGGTAAGAAAACAACCCTTGAGGTTTATGCCGGAAGCTATAAATCTAACCAAGCACCCAAACCAACACCAGATTCTTGGGCTGCCAACCCTGAAAATGGAGTGGCCATATTTAGTGTAAAAATGGAGCCGAATGCTGAGTGGATACTCCCGGCCTCACTGAACGATCGGGTGCACAATACACTGTATTTCTATAATGGGAATACCCTACATATGGAAGACACGAAAATTGAGGTCAACCATCTTGTGAAGGTGCTTCCCGGAAAGAGTGTACAAATTATAAATGGAGACAAAGAAGCTGAATTTCTTATTCTGCAAGGAAAGCCCATCAATGAACCGGTAGCGCTAAGAGGACCCTTTGTAATGAACACCGATGAAGAGTTAAATCTTGGGTTTACTGAATTCCGGAAAACTCACTTTGGAGGATGGCCTTGGCCTCAAACAGAGCAGGTTTTTGATCGCGCTAAGGGTCGATTTGCTAAGTACCCTGATGGATCGTCAGAAGAAAGATAAATAAGGTCATCACTCCTTTCTTAATCTACATTAATGTTTTGGAGTTTAAAGCTTTCCAATTTTGACCTAACAAATAATAATATCATGACAAATAGAAATAATAAATCAGTTGCCATCACTGGCGCAGCAAGTGGCTTAGGAAAACAAATTTCCCTCCAAATGGCACAAAAAGGGTATGATGTTTTTGGAACAGCGTTGTCACAAAAAGAAATCGATGCTTTTATTGAGGCCGGTAAGCCAGATAACATATTCCTCACCATTACCGACATCACCAAAGAGCAGGAAGTAAATATGTGGGTGAATGAGGTAAGCAGCTCCATAAGAGACACAGGGCTGCATATATTGATCAACAATGCAGGTGTCCTTACTCCTGGCCCGATGGAACTCATACCTTTAAATGACATCCGAAAGGAATTTGGAGTAAATGTTTTTGGCAGCATCGCAGTTACTCATGCGTTTCTACCATTACTCAGAAAAGCAAAAGGAAGAATCTTACAAATCGGTTCAATGTCTGGCTTTTTCCCCATTCCATTTAATGGCCCATCTAGTGCTTCTAAAGCAACATTGGAAGCATTGGCAGATGTGTATCGAATAGAGTTACTTCCTTTTGGTGTAGATTATACATTGGTTCTCCCCGGAAGTATGCTTACAGATGGTCCTGAAAAAACGGCTGCTCAGCTACAGGCCATTGCTGAGAATATGACTACC from Owenweeksia hongkongensis DSM 17368 encodes the following:
- a CDS encoding SDR family NAD(P)-dependent oxidoreductase, whose protein sequence is MTNRNNKSVAITGAASGLGKQISLQMAQKGYDVFGTALSQKEIDAFIEAGKPDNIFLTITDITKEQEVNMWVNEVSSSIRDTGLHILINNAGVLTPGPMELIPLNDIRKEFGVNVFGSIAVTHAFLPLLRKAKGRILQIGSMSGFFPIPFNGPSSASKATLEALADVYRIELLPFGVDYTLVLPGSMLTDGPEKTAAQLQAIAENMTTEQSALYGAQFGKFSKSFNAGQAAGISAIEAAEKVVEIAETNPAPSRATVGQDAENAMKIIHTKTDQELDQMKIKTLGLN
- a CDS encoding pirin family protein, whose product is MKDKILAIEALQMPWRTEDPFLFAVHHLDYYPKGNEKMGLDPSQATDRVLGQDFSNKNEYSMYHGKTIPGFPYHPHLGFETITIGKQGFVDHSDSLGGAGRFGAGDAQWMTAGKGIQHSEMFPLLHTDKPNTLEIFQIWLNLPSQSKLAEPHYKMLWNESIPKIEEVDTNGKKTTLEVYAGSYKSNQAPKPTPDSWAANPENGVAIFSVKMEPNAEWILPASLNDRVHNTLYFYNGNTLHMEDTKIEVNHLVKVLPGKSVQIINGDKEAEFLILQGKPINEPVALRGPFVMNTDEELNLGFTEFRKTHFGGWPWPQTEQVFDRAKGRFAKYPDGSSEER